Proteins found in one Salvia splendens isolate huo1 chromosome 10, SspV2, whole genome shotgun sequence genomic segment:
- the LOC121750317 gene encoding Golgi SNAP receptor complex member 1-1-like — protein sequence MDPPASWDSLRKQARKLETQLDEQMHLYRKLVSTKVESCNDNDLESGIDHLLKQLQQVNVQMQAWVSSGGSEIFSHTLTRHQEILQDLTQEFKRLHSIHRAKKEHASLLEDFREFDRSRLDLEEVGGSYDQALLKERASLHRNSSQVDSVISQAQETLKSLVFQRSTFGGINSKLSNVGSHLPTVNNILSSIKKKKSMDTIILSLVASVCTFLILILIYWWTK from the exons ATGGATCCTCCCGCCTCTTGGGACTCCTTGCGCAAACAG GCGAGGAAACTTGAAACTCAGCTGGATGAACAGATGCACTTGTATCGCAAGTTAGTCTCAACAAAGGTTGAATCATGTAACGATAATGATTTGGAGTCTGGAATCGATCATCTCCTGAAACAGCTTCAGCAAGTTAATGTCCAAATGCAAGCGTGGGTTTCATCTGGTGGATCAGAGATCTTTTCTCATACATTGACACGACATCAGGAAATCCTTCAGGATCTTACTCAG GAGTTCAAGCGACTTCATTCCATTCATAGAGCTAAAAAAGAGCATGCATCACTTCTTGAGGATTTTAGGGAGTTTGACCGTTCAAGATTAGACCTTGAAGAAGTTGGTGGTTCTTATGATCAAGCTCTTCTCAAGGAACGTGCTTCTCTCCATAGAAATTCCAGCCAG GTGGACTCTGTGATATCTCAAGCTCAAGAAACATTGAAGTCCCTAGTCTTCCAGCGCTCCACATTTGGGGGCATTAATTCGAAGCTTAGTAATGTGGGAAGCCATCTTCCAACG GTGAATAACATTCTCTCATcaataaagaagaaaaagtcCATGGACACCATCATACTCTCCTTAGTTGCATCTGTGTGCacgtttttaattttaattttaatttactggTGGACCAAGTAA
- the LOC121751997 gene encoding nucleolar protein dao-5-like, with translation MPSLSEKELQERLASAGKSLAQPPASLDELLPLLDEVEQLLSKVEQSPPKTMQASLNPLTKVLVTTSLLEHSDIDVKVGVASCISEITRITAPDAPYNDEKMKDVFRLIVSSFEGLADVSSRSYEKRATILETVAKVRSCVIMLDLECDQMIVDMFQHFLKAIRSYHSASINTNMETIMTLVIEESEDISTDLLAPILATLRSNNKAASAIAKKLAERVIQNSADKLRPYLQQAVKSLGTSFNEYSEVVASVCRENTDTVGHSNESISKNQPVVKEKCTSASPAQDPGTPVAQDDREGTNYHEKDSTTIRSPKSVVSNGINETGTNKITTEENSSNKVDSEGQLDAKSTVKDESDDHDAQEPEKLEAEAEVEKVQTEAENHDTPDKDVHTSPIEVIPVEAAESLDKGEDRSVEAVTEASKPVEAHSEVSKLVEAVTEASPAQSGSHPDENLSETEVKETKEEKFVDEEMVSVDTAPKKASEEESISEVKKQRCSGKKRTDDSSDKDKALTEEAVSKNDDGCASDSEARTLDQAEEPKDASNKKAHGSALKKQQRSRKKRTDDLSDKDKALTEEVASKNDDGCASDSEARTLDQAEKPKGASNKKGYGSALKKQQRSGKKQTDDSSDKDKALTEEVASKNNASDSEARSLDQAEKPKDASNKKEYGSASKKEDVKKSGRGKPTSEKETPKPSARKNQGKDTVTPRKSQSKPTKHEGVQEDTPRTSTKRKNTPGKEKASDLEHGENLVGSKVKVFWPKDKEYYEGVIASFDSAKKKHRVLYNDGDEEILNLKKEQWDFLDDVVSNGGQDVEHSSHDTSSDVQVIKRKANMSSETTSKRQKVEGSAKSKQKDTPTKTGSISKDDGKAESGSKGNSQKASKKSADNRSKDQSQKSGGTVQVDSAKASGKSKEEDVSKNSSQTKQDNLRTPKSKGKTTPGGKTLGSAKSTKSSTSKVKEADQKKEKTPDTAKSTETAAKGKATDSAKSREGDAKVGKKRKK, from the exons ATGCCTTCGCTTTCCGAAAAGGAGCTACAAGAGCGGCTTGCCTCAGCTGGGAAGAGTCTTGCTCAGCCTCCTGCGTCGCTCGATGAACTCCTCCCTCTCCTCGAT GAAGTCGAGCAACTTCTATCAAAAGTGGAGCAGTCTCCTCCGAAAACTATGCAAGCTTCTCTTAATCCACTCACGAAGGTGCTCGTCACTACGTCACTCTTAGAGCATTCCGATATTGACGTAAAAGTAGGTGTAGCTTCGTGCATCAGTGAGATAACCAGGATCACTGCTCCGGATGCTCCATATAATGATGAGAAAATGAAG GATGTCTTTCGATTGATTGTATCATCCTTTGAGGGTTTGGCAGACGTTTCCAGCAGATCATATGAAAAGAGAGCCACTATACTAGAAACTGTGGCCAAAGTAAGGTCATGTGTCATCATGCTGGATTTAGAATGTGATCAGATGATTGTTGACATGTTTCAACACTTCCTGAAAGCTATTAG AAGTTATCATTCTGCAAGCATTAACACAAACATGGAGACTATTATGACTCTTGTCATAGAAGAAAGTGAAGATATATCCACAGATCTGCTTGCTCCAATTTTGGCTACCTTGAGAAGCAACAATAAG GCTGCTTCAGCAATTGCTAAGAAATTGGCTGAGAGAGTGATTCAGAATTCAGCTGACAAGCTTAGACCTTATTTACAACAAGCAGTAAAATCTTTAGGAActtcattcaatgaatatagtGAAGTTGTGGCCTCTGTGTGCCGAGAGAACACTGATACTGTTGGGCATAGTAATGAGAGCATCTCAAAAAACCAGCCG GTGGTTAAGGAAAAGTGTACCAGTGCTTCTCCAGCTCAGGATCCAGGAACTCCG GTTGCTCAGGATGATAGGGAAGGGACCAACTATCATGAAAAAGACTCCACTACTATCAGATCACCAAAGTCAGTTGTGAGTAATGGTATCAATGAGACTGGGACCAATAAAATTACTACCGAGGAAAATTCTTCAAACAAGGTTGATTCTGAAGGCCAACTTGATGCAAAGTCAACAGTCAAAGATGAATCTGATGACCACGATGCACAGGAACCTGAGAAGTTGGAAGCAGAAGCTGAAGTTGAAAAGGTGCAGACTGAGGCAGAAAACCATGATACTCCAGATAAAGATGTACATACTTCTCCAATTGAAGTTATACCCGTTGAAGCTGCTGAATCTCTGGACAAAGGAGAGGACAGAAGTGTTGAGGCTGTCACTGAAGCATCTAAGCCAGTTGAGGCTCACTCTGAAGTGTCTAAACTTGTTGAGGCTGTCACTGAAGCATCTCCGGCACAAAGTGGCAGCCACCCTGATGAGAACCTATCTGAAACAGAGGTTAAGGAAACAAAGGAAGAAAAGTTTGTTGATGAAGAGATGGTATCCGTTGATACTGCTCCTAAGAAAGCATCTGAAGAAGAATCCATTTCAGAAGTAAAGAAGCAGCGGTGCTCAGGAAAAAAGCGAACCGATGACTCGTCTGACAAGGATAAAGCATTGACTGAAGAAGCTGTATCAAAGAATGATGATGGCTGTGCAAGTGATTCAGAAGCAAGAACACTGGACCAGGCAGAAGAGCCGAAGGATGCTAGTAATAAGAAAGCGCATGGATCAGCATTGAAGAAGCAGCAGCGCTCAAGAAAAAAGCGAACGGATGACTTGTCTGACAAGGATAAAGCATTGACTGAAGAAGTTGCATCAAAGAACGATGATGGCTGCGCAAGTGATTCAGAAGCAAGAACACTGGACCAGGCCGAAAAGCCTAAGGGTGCTAGTAATAAGAAAGGGTATGGGTCAGCATTGAAGAAGCAGCAGCGCTCAGGAAAAAAACAAACTGATGACTCGTCTGACAAGGATAAAGCTTTGACTGAAGAAGTGGCATCAAAGAACAATGCAAGTGATTCAGAAGCAAGATCACTGGACCAGGCAGAAAAACCGAAGGATGCTAGTAATAAGAAAGAGTATGGATCAGCATCGAAGAAGGAAGATGTAAAAAAGAGTGGGCGTGGCAAACCTACCTCTGAAAAAGAGACCCCAAAACCTTCAGCAAGGAAGAACCAGGGGAAA GACACAGTTACTCCGCGCAAATCCCAGTCAAAACCCACAAAACATGAAGGAGTTCAGGAAGACACTCCAAGAACAAGCACCAAGAGAAAAAATACTCCTGGCAAAGAGAAA GCATCTGACCTAGAGCATGGGGAGAATTTGGTTGGTTCGAAGGTTAAAGTGTTTTGGCCAAAAGATAAAGA GTATTATGAGGGTGTGATTGCTTCATTTGATTCTGCCAAGAAAAAGCATAGG GTTTTGTATAATGATGGCGATGAAGAGATATTGAACCTCAAAAAAGAGCAGTGGGATTTTCTTGATGATGTGGTTTCAAATGGG GGCCAGGATGTTGAACATTCAAGTCATGATACTTCCTCTGATGT ACAAGTAATAAAGAGGAAGGCTAACATGAGTTCTGAAACAACAAGCAAACGCCAAAAGGTGGAGGGTTCAGCTAAAAG CAAACAGAAAGATACTCCAACAAAAACTGGCAGCATCTCTAAGGATGATGGAAAAGCAGAGTCAGGGTCCAAAGGAAACTCCCAGAAGGCCAGTAAAAAATCTGCGGATAATAGATCTAAAGATCAATCTCAGAAATCTGGGGGCACTGTTCAAGTTGATTCTGCCAAAGCATCCGGGAAATCCAAAGAGGAGGATGTCAGCAAAAACTCTAGTCAGACGAAACAAGACAACCTACGAACTCCAAAGTCAAAGGGCAAAACCACACCTGGTGGCAAGACCCTTGGTTCTGCAAAATCAACGAAATCTAGCACATCGAAGGTGAAAGAAGCTGATCAGAAGAAGGAAAAAACACCTGATACTGCAAAATCAACAGAAACAGCAGCCAAAGGGAAAGCCACAGATTCTGCCAAATCACGAGAAGGTGATGCTAAGGTTGGAAAGAAGCGAAAGAAGTGA